TTCAAAAGTACTGCCGATATTTTGAGCACATCAGAGCTAATCTTCGTAGTAACTCCACATATCATCGACAATACCGGCGCGCCGCTTGCTACCTCTCTTAAAGAGCTAGGTTACTCAAAATCCATCTACGAAAATGAGTAATAACTATACGGCGATCAAGGAAATTTTTATCGAGGATAACGAAGTCTCAGACTTCGTTAATCTCGATAAATCTACCCTTGCTTATCATAAAATTTTAAATGCTTTGCAAAAGCCGTTAAAACTTATACTTTTTTACGGCAAACCGGGCTGTGGCAAGACATTTTTGCTTAATAAAATCAAGGTCGATCTTGAAAAAAAGGTAAGAGTTGTATTTGTGCCGCAGCCGTTTTTTGATGAGAAAGAATTTTTCTTGGAGCTTTATTCGCAGATTTTTCATTCTACTCCTAGCGAGCCGATTGATAATTATGAAAATTTTATGCGGGTTTACAGAGAGAGATTTGGAATTTCTACGAATGTGGGAGCGGTAGAGCAGGTCGTTATTTTGCTTGATGAGGCTCAGCTGTATCCTGGGAATTTGATAGAAAAAATTCGTCTTATGGCAGATACTAGACTATTTAAATTTTTATTTACGGTTCATAAGACTGACGAGGAAGATCGCCTCGCAAAGGATTATTTTAAAACTAGAATTTGGGAGAGCATCGAGCTTCCTAATTCAAATTTAGGCGAAGTCAAGCTGTATATTGAAAAAAAGCTTGTGCTTCATGGCTTTCAACAATACTATTTTATGTTTAGCGACGATAATTTCGATTTGATTTTAAATTTAACGGACGGTAATATGAGGAATATCAACAAGCTTATGTATAAGATGTATGAGCTTTTTGAGTATTACGAGGTAAATAAACCTACGGAAATTAGTTTTTCGCAGATTAATAATAAAATTATAGAAATGGCAGCGATAGGCTCGGGGATAATAAATGCTTGAATTTTACGAAGTAAATGAACTTGAAA
This genomic stretch from uncultured Campylobacter sp. harbors:
- a CDS encoding ATP-binding protein translates to MSNNYTAIKEIFIEDNEVSDFVNLDKSTLAYHKILNALQKPLKLILFYGKPGCGKTFLLNKIKVDLEKKVRVVFVPQPFFDEKEFFLELYSQIFHSTPSEPIDNYENFMRVYRERFGISTNVGAVEQVVILLDEAQLYPGNLIEKIRLMADTRLFKFLFTVHKTDEEDRLAKDYFKTRIWESIELPNSNLGEVKLYIEKKLVLHGFQQYYFMFSDDNFDLILNLTDGNMRNINKLMYKMYELFEYYEVNKPTEISFSQINNKIIEMAAIGSGIINA